Proteins encoded by one window of Sediminicoccus rosea:
- a CDS encoding inositol monophosphatase family protein: MLANDLPALVHLLEALGRDLLRWRATGATGGHWEATQFKAEGDMRAHRILVEALAAAWPGVPVVSEEDETFTEARPGRYWLVDPIDGTASWAGGFPGFVTQAALIVADAPVLAAIVAPALGFTYTAALGEGAWLNGAPLAVAPRGRSLRLIDNYPDPRGVAAAAMTGLGCTGYVECGSLSLKMCRVIDGAAELFIKDVTVKDWDMAAPALVVAEAGGCFLRLNGTPWRFAGAMAKAGGIVAAADATLARRAVAWHAAGALP; this comes from the coding sequence ATGCTCGCAAACGATCTTCCTGCCCTGGTCCATCTGCTGGAGGCGCTCGGGCGCGATCTGCTGAGATGGCGCGCAACCGGCGCGACGGGCGGACACTGGGAGGCTACGCAGTTCAAGGCGGAGGGCGACATGCGTGCGCACCGCATCCTCGTAGAAGCCCTCGCGGCCGCCTGGCCCGGCGTTCCGGTGGTCAGCGAAGAGGACGAGACCTTCACGGAAGCCCGCCCCGGCCGCTACTGGCTGGTCGACCCGATCGACGGCACCGCGAGTTGGGCCGGTGGCTTTCCGGGGTTCGTCACGCAGGCGGCGCTGATAGTGGCGGATGCACCCGTGCTTGCCGCTATCGTCGCGCCGGCCCTAGGCTTCACCTACACTGCGGCGCTCGGCGAAGGGGCCTGGCTGAACGGTGCGCCACTGGCCGTCGCTCCTCGCGGGCGGTCGCTCCGCCTCATCGACAACTACCCAGATCCGCGCGGGGTGGCCGCAGCGGCGATGACGGGCCTGGGATGTACAGGTTATGTCGAGTGCGGTAGCTTATCGTTGAAGATGTGTCGCGTGATAGACGGCGCGGCCGAGTTATTCATCAAGGACGTCACGGTCAAGGATTGGGATATGGCCGCTCCAGCACTGGTGGTCGCGGAGGCGGGCGGCTGTTTTCTGCGCCTCAATGGCACGCCTTGGCGATTCGCCGGCGCGATGGCGAAGGCCGGGGGAATCGTGGCCGCGGCAGATGCGACCTTGGCGCGGCGCGCAGTCGCCTGGCAT